DNA sequence from the Ovis canadensis isolate MfBH-ARS-UI-01 breed Bighorn chromosome 2, ARS-UI_OviCan_v2, whole genome shotgun sequence genome:
TGTTTCCATTATGATGCTAATGCGCTTCCTGCATTGTTGTTAAGAAGATTGACTTGATGTGTACACAAAGCACCCGTGTGCTTGGTAAGTGGCGCTGTGTTTGGCGTTACTGCACTCTTGCTACTGTAGCCTTTGGGTTTGGGGTACCTGTCTGTCCAAATGTCCTTGAGATCACAGTAGTTCGGTTGGAGTGCAACGACCTCATCCTTACCAGCAAACCAAGATGGTCCCAGACCTTGTAGTTTAGGTTTTCTTGCTGGAATCCTGAGGGAGCACTGAATttgaagtcaggagacctgggtttgaatcctgagcTTTGCTGTGACTTTATCTGAAAACTGGGGTCATGAGACACCTTTTTTAAAACGGTCTTGATGATGTAATGAAAGTGTTTTGTGCctagaaagacttttttttttttgcatctcagAGATTCTTTTCATTCTGATCACCCAGATCTGACCCTAGCTGTGCCCATCAGTAACTCTCTGGCCATCATCTTTACACTGATTGTTGGGAAGGTCCTTGGAGAAGATATTGGTGGAAAACGTAAGTCAGGACACTGCAAGTTCGGGAAGGCACTACTTGGACTTTGACACCCCGGGTTAGTTTTTTTCCTGTGACCAGATGAGGAGAGGCTCTTCCCTCATCCTGCCCTTGCCTCTGTAGCTCTCCTGCCTCCTTGTTGCCATCAGAGTTGCTTTCCCCTGGGTAGTTCCCATCTGAGCCCTTCCCTCAGCCCTGTGTCAGCTACTACTGGCATGGCTAGTCTCAGAGCTCCTCAATTTCTACCCATTATCCCAGGAGCATTTGCTGGCATGGTGCTCACCGTGGCAGGAATTACACTCTGCATCACAAGCTCAGTGACCAAGACCCAAGGGCAACCGTCTGCACTTTGAGTGAACCAAGGCCACCTCCAGCTCTGCTATCTCCAGGAAACCCTTGGGCCATGAGGTGGAGGCAGTGAGCCTGGGAATTAGGCCTCCCacgccagccccagccccagcctcagcttcctcacctcctgGGATAACTACCTCATGGATCATAATAAGAGAACAAGAGTGAAAGGGTTTTGTAACTTTCACGTGCTGTTCAACCACTCAGATTTAGCGCAAGAGACTTCACCCTCACCCTCAGCAGCCCTCGTGCCCCAGCAGCACTCTCTCTGCTGTCTCGTCAGGTCTCCAGAGCTGTCACTGTTACTATGGCCTGACCTGGACTATCCCAGCAGCTGGGCGGTGGACTGCAGAACCCCAGCTGCACGGAGAAGGCCAGCTACAGCCTCTGGGCCAGAAATGCAAGCAGGAGGCCTCCAGGGCTCAGCCTTCGCTGGCTGAGGGGGGAACTGAGGGGAAAGTGCATAAGAATAGCAGATGACATGTGGGAGAGGAGCTGGCTGttagcctccctgtccctcccatgAGGTGGGTGTAAATCCTCAACTGCCTGCCTCCCTCAAACGCCTGTGGGCCCCGGCACTGCCCAACTCCAGTGTGTGGAGCAATGCTGGGTGAGcagttgttgttgagtcactaaatcAGTTGTCTGTAATAAATCTGTAGTAAACAGATGGAGGTTAGTAAGTATTCTTTTATTGTGACAGACCCGCTCCCATGTTTGTGGTCTGTCTCCCAAACCCAGCTGGCTACTCCTTTCTGTGGCCAGAGACTCTCATAAGGAAACGGCCTCTGTAGCTGGAGCTTCTCTGctctgaaaggaaaggaagacgGGGGTGTAGGTTTACGAGCAGAAGAGCCGGACTGAAGGGGTTGCATCATACCCTGTGAGCGCAGAGGAGACGCTGGTTCCTTGAGAACAGGCTGCTGGAGGCTGAGGATAAAAGGTAACTGCAGAATGAAGCTCCCCAGTTCCTGGCTGGAGCTGCCGGATCTCAAGATGGTGGAGCAGGCATCAGGCTGAGATAGCTGCCCCAGCCTCAGGCTGTTTTTCCAGGAACAGGACCTCTTCCACTATCTGTGCTGTCGGCTGGAGGAGGAAGGCCACACAGAACGGAGCCATTGAGCACCCCAGTCCAGCCTCCAGCCTTTAGCCTGGGGTTTCCCAACCCCAGGAAAGGAAGAGACCAGAAATCTGGACCCACCATTTCATTTAACATAGGAACTCGGGCTCTGAGAAGGTTTGATTTGTTCACAGACACAAGGGAGAATTGTTTCTGGGACCCAGGGCTGCTGGTTTCCAGCTCAGAACTCCTGTCCCAACATGTGGcttccagggacttctctggcttccaatgcagtgggtgtgggtttgatccctggttggggaattaagatcccacatgctgcagggtacAGCAAAACAAACCAtacaagcaaaacaaaagccAACACACGGCTTCCAGCCCCAGCCCACCTGATCCCAGGGCTCTTCTGTCTGGGTGTCTTCATCATCTGCTACTTCCTGGGCCCCTGCCGTCTCCTTCCTTGGGTGGGGAGCCCCATACACTCCCTTGGTTCCTGATGTGGAAGGCAAGAGACCAACGCTGAGGCTGAGGAGTCCTCAACATTCTTTCCCTAGACTTTATCAGCCCCCTCCCTGGCCCTGAGCCTCGCTCATGACCTGCGAGGATGGAGGTTAGTTCGGAGGCAGGCCTTTGGCCCCCATCCCCAACCCTTCCAAATCCCACCCCTGAAATTCATGGCTTCGAGTTTTCACGTGCTTCTTTTCGTAAACCAGGCCCCCATGAAAAGGCAAAGGACTGGCTATGCACATGACGGGGTAGGAGACAGTTGTGCTGAAGTCAAGACCAGCTCTGGACCATGGAACTCCCTCCCCGTCCTGTGTCATCCCCAGCAGGCACCATCCCATGTCGCTGCCACCCCATGTCGCTGCCACCCCATGTCGCTGCCACCCCATGTCGCTGTCAGGGGCTGGCTGAGAAGGCCTTGAATTCTGGGGTCCCCTCGCCTGGTGGAAACGAGAGCGTGGGGTGCATGCCTCTTGGCTCAGTAGCTCGCTGGGGTCTGGCACAGAAAGCGGATGGCGCCATTTGTCTGGCTCCGTCTGGAGAGGACTGGCTTGCCTGTGCCCTGTGGCCCTGCAGGGGGAACGCTGAGCGTCGGCCGTGGTTGCAGGCTGTCCTTGCCTTCTCCACTCCCAGTCCAGGTGCGAATGCCTCTGATGCCTTTGGCAGCTGGGAGAGGAGAAGCCATCCACCTTCACAGCCTGCGtcttccctccctgctccctcttcCATCAGGCTGCTTTATCCAGGGACATAGTAGATGATGCCTGGTGTTCTAAATGCCCAGTGAAATCAGGTTGTGTCCTCCTACCCTTAACTCACTGGCTCATCTCTTGGGAGGGCTCAGGCCTGGGATAAGACGGGAAG
Encoded proteins:
- the TMEM234 gene encoding transmembrane protein 234 isoform X3, with protein sequence MAATLGQVLALVLVAALWGGTQPLLKRASSRLQQVHERTWARQLLQEMKTLFLNPEYLMPFSLNQCGSLLYYLTLASADLTLAVPISNSLAIIFTLIVGKVLGEDIGGKRAFAGMVLTVAGITLCITTAGRWTAEPQLHGEGQLQPLGQKCKQEASRAQPSLAEGGTEGKVHKNSR
- the DCDC2B gene encoding doublecortin domain-containing protein 2B isoform X19, producing MASGSPAAKKVVVYRNGDPFSPGHQLVVTQRRFPTLETFLCEVTSAVRAPVAVRALYTPCHGHPVTDLADLQNGGLYVAAGFEHFHKLPLCTLDGLPLSAREALMSGHYYVAVGEDEFKALPYLELLVPSPSLPRGCWHPPGPKSRPHKQVGHRAQASQSSPDGARQMAPSAFCARPQRATEPRGMHPTLSFPPGTKGVYGAPHPRKETAGAQEVADDEDTQTEEPWDQGSNPHPLHWKPEKSLEATCWDRSSELETSSPGSQKQFSLVSVNKSNLLRARVPMLNEMPTAQIVEEVLFLEKQPEAGAAISA
- the DCDC2B gene encoding doublecortin domain-containing protein 2B isoform X20, which produces MASGSPAAKKVVVYRNGDPFSPGHQLVVTQRRFPTLETFLCEVTSAVRAPVAVRALYTPCHGHPVTDLADLQNGGLYVAAGFEHFHKLPLCTLDGLPLSAREALMSGHYYVAVGEDEFKALPYLELLVPSPSLPRGCWHPPGPKSRPHKQVGHRAQASQSSPDGARQMAPSAFCARPQRATEPRGTKGVYGAPHPRKETAGAQEVADDEDTQTEEPWDQGSNPHPLHWKPEKSLEATCWDRSSELETSSPGSQKQFSLVSVNKSNLLRARVPMLNEMPTAQIVEEVLFLEKQPEAGAAISA
- the DCDC2B gene encoding doublecortin domain-containing protein 2B isoform X6, with protein sequence MASGSPAAKKVVVYRNGDPFSPGHQLVVTQRRFPTLETFLCEVTSAVRAPVAVRALYTPCHGHPVTDLADLQNGGLYVAAGFEHFHKLPYLPPGGKDPGGKSSRLAGLPMTRQLCDGALGRQLPAGSPCYIQLCTLDGLPLSAREALMSGHYYVAVGEDEFKALPYLELLVPSPSLPRGCWHPPGPKSRPHKQVLPKASEAFAPGLGVEKARTACNHGRRSAFPLQGHRAQASQSSPDGARQMAPSAFCARPQRATEPRGMHPTLSFPPGTKGVYGAPHPRKETAGAQEVADDEDTQTEEPWDQGSNPHPLHWKPEKSLEATCWDRSSELETSSPGSQKQFSLVSVNKSNLLRARVPMLNEMPTAQIVEEVLFLEKQPEAGAAISA
- the TMEM234 gene encoding transmembrane protein 234 isoform X1, producing the protein MAATLGQVLALVLVAALWGGTQPLLKRASSRLQQVHERTWARQLLQEMKTLFLNPEYLMPFSLNQCGSLLYYLTLASADLTLAVPISNSLAIIFTLIVGKVLGEDIGGKRLQSCHCYYGLTWTIPAAGRWTAEPQLHGEGQLQPLGQKCKQEASRAQPSLAEGGTEGKVHKNSR
- the DCDC2B gene encoding doublecortin domain-containing protein 2B isoform X14; this encodes MASGSPAAKKVVVYRNGDPFSPGHQLVVTQRRFPTLETFLCEVTSAVRAPVAVRALYTPCHGHPVTDLADLQNGGLYVAAGFEHFHKLPLCTLDGLPLSAREALMSGHYYVAVGEDEFKALPYLELLVPSPSLPRGCWHPPGPKSRPHKQVLPKASEAFAPGLGVEKARTACNHGRRSAFPLQGHRAQASQSSPDGARQMAPSAFCARPQRATEPRGTKGVYGAPHPRKETAGAQEVADDEDTQTEEPWDQGSNPHPLHWKPEKSLEATCWDRSSELETSSPGSQKQFSLVSVNKSNLLRARVPMLNEMPTAQIVEEVLFLEKQPEAGAAISA
- the DCDC2B gene encoding doublecortin domain-containing protein 2B isoform X12, which encodes MASGSPAAKKVVVYRNGDPFSPGHQLVVTQRRFPTLETFLCEVTSAVRAPVAVRALYTPCHGHPVTDLADLQNGGLYVAAGFEHFHKLPLCTLDGLPLSAREALMSGHYYVAVGEDEFKALPYLELLVPSPSLPRGCWHPPGPKSRPHKQVLPKASEAFAPGLGVEKARTACNHGRRSAFPLQGHRAQASQSSPDGARQMAPSAFCARPQRATEPRGMHPTLSFPPGTKGVYGAPHPRKETAGAQEVADDEDTQTEEPWDQGSNPHPLHWKPEKSLEATCWDRSSELETSSPGSQKQFSLVSVNKSNLLRARVPMLNEMPTAQIVEEVLFLEKQPEAGAAISA